One Schistocerca cancellata isolate TAMUIC-IGC-003103 chromosome 1, iqSchCanc2.1, whole genome shotgun sequence genomic region harbors:
- the LOC126171303 gene encoding uncharacterized protein LOC126171303, translating into MNRSFGLRRMTIVGLNGLHCGEEYLETMNRRGLLRTAAPYHAVYRIVGLTPFTVDATDCCLRRSPCTVAYAAILLVLCLAASVNVVHFLTVGQEHISALRFLWLTGTAIAACLMAVVPVATDLFVNTSRYQRILSLLSYRDTNILELKHSSNKRVTFGCKPLYVTAFVPFLYTVVWNVLQKRSLYTTASMFFMQGLMLAAVSKYIILVMLVTNDLRCLEETLRAVKRPPPGAAHFRALRRVYRAVCGASHEVLAAHQCFLAVFTGTLLVSTSWHTVCFLLCSDHQLQQVVFLVWHTSLLLSVLVSSHALYEAQASIAATVCRRLQDVRTASPDAKELRHFLLLVRSLRPEHRIFGVVPLDLRLVATFLSTYTTYTVILMTF; encoded by the coding sequence GCTTGAACGGTCTCCATTGTGGGGAAGAATATCTCGAAACCATGAACAGACGTGGTCTGCTACGAACTGCTGCTCCATACCACGCCGTCTACAGGATTGTCGGCCTCACCCCCTTTACAGTGGACGCTACAGATTGCTGTCTGCGGCGATCACCTTGCACTGTAGCGTACGCCGCAATCCTTCTTGTCCTGTGTTTGGCTGCATCAGTAAATGTGGTACACTTCTTGACCGTCGGTCAAGAGCACATTTCTGCCCTCAGGTTCCTGTGGCTAACAGGGACAGCGATAGCAGCTTGTCTGATGGCCGTTGTACCTGTAGCTACAGATCTCTTCGTTAATACCAGCAGATACCAGAGAATACTCAGCCTGTTGTCTTACCGAGACACTAACATTTTGGAATTAAAGCACTCGTCTAATAAACGCGTGACATTTGGCTGCAAACCTCTATACGTAACTGCGTTTGTCCCCTTTCTGTACACTGTAGTGTGGAACGTATTGCAGAAAAGAAGTCTTTACACTACAGCTTCTATGTTCTTTATGCAAGGTCTCATGCTGGCTGCAGTCTCGAAGTATATTATACTAGTTATGCTGGTCACGAATGACTTGCGATGCCTGGAAGAGACCCTGAGAGCAGTGAAGCGGCCGCCCCCAGGCGCGGCGCACTTCCGCGCGCTGCGCAGAGTCTACAGGGCGGTGTGCGGCGCCTCCCACGAGGTGCTGGCGGCCCACCAGTGCTTCCTGGCGGTGTTCACAGGCACACTGCTCGTCTCCACGTCGTGGCACACCGTCTGCTTCCTGCTGTGCTCTGACCACCAGCTGCAGCAGGTCGTTTTCCTCGTGTGGCACACGTCGCTGCTGCTCTCGGTGTTGGTGTCTTCACACGCGCTCTACGAGGCGCAGGCGTCGATCGCCGCCACGGTGTGCAGGCGTCTGCAAGACGTCCGCACCGCCAGCCCGGATGCGAAGGAGCTTCGCCACTTCCTGTTACTGGTACGGAGTCTCCGTCCGGAGCACCGCATCTTCGGAGTGGTCCCTCTGGACTTGAGGCTGGTAGCCACCTTCCTGTCGACGTACACAACATACACAGTGATTCTAATGACTTTTTAA